In Leclercia pneumoniae, the genomic window TTTCCCTTCAGGCGGGATTCATACAGCGGCCAGCCATCCGTCATCCATATCACCACGTCAAAGGGTGACAGCAGGCTCATAAGACGCCCCAGCGTCGCCATAGTGCGTTCACCGAATACGTGCGCAACAACCGTCTTCCGGAGCCTGTCATACGCGTAAAACAGCCAGCGCTGGAGCGATTTAGCCCCGACATAGCCCCACTGTTCGTCCATTTCCGCGCAGACGATGACGTCACTGCCCGGCTGTATGCGCGAGGTTACCGACTGCGGCCTGAGTTTTTTAAGTGACGTAAAATCGTGTTGAGGCCAACGCCCATAATGCGGGCGGTTGCCCGGCATCCAACGCCATTCATGGCCATATCAATGATTTTCTGGTGCGTACCGGGTTGAGAAGCGGTGTAAGTGAACTGCAGTTGCCATGTTTTACGGCAGTGAGAGCAGAGATAGCGCTGATGTCCGGCGGTGCTTTTGCCGTTACGCACCACCCCGTCAGTAGCTGAACAGGAGGGACAGCTGATAGAAACAGAAGCCACTGGAGCACCTCAAAAACACCATCATACACTAAATCAGTAAGTTGGCAGCATCACCCTTCCCGCCGTCAGTGGATATTGACGAGAGGGGGTGTATAAGCTGACCGGTTGATCGGTGGAGTCCAGCAATTGAATTGCCACGCCTGTCGCTGCGTCCGCATCGGGTGTCAATGCCAGCGCACTGTTGTTATCACTGTCCGGGGTGCCGCCAAAATTAATGGCAGCGGAGGTGACGGATTCCGGGCAATTCTTTAGTTGAATATCAAATCGTGTCGGCGTGCTGGTGGAGCCTGCACCGGTAAAGACCGTTTTAGAGACCTGGCCCAATTCGACATTCAGCGGGTTACTTATTCCATTCACGACCTGACAGGCGGAATCGATAATTTCGCCCGTAAAGTTAATTTGTCCTTCGCCATCTGTCGCCGCCAATGCGGATGCCGAACATCCTATTGTTGCAGCAATAAAAAAACCTAAAGCAACCTTGTTCATACGTAATCCTGATTGTGTTACCTCAACAACTTTTCGCTGCTTATTTAATCAGATTGTCCCTCTGTAAGAATCTTTTGCCCGAACCACTAATATTTCATTAAGCGCTTGCATTCATTTTTTTATTGAAAAAACAGCGCATTCAACGCGGCGGATAAAAAGCTTTCGGGGCGCTGTTTATCAGGGCTATAGTGTTTACATCATGCCGCAAGGAGAGATGCCGTGGATTATCGTAAAATTATCAAAGAGGTAGGTCGGGGAAAGAACCACGCCCGCGACCTGGATCAGGAGACCGCACGTGCGCTCTATAGCGCCATGCTTAATGACGAGGTACCTGACCTTGAGATGGGCAGCATCCTGATCGCGCTGCGAATCAAGGGTGAGGGCGAAGCAGAGATGCGTGGGTTTTATGAGGCGATGCAGTCACGCACCCTGCGCCTGACGCCGCCGGTGGCGAAACCGATGCCGATTGTGATCCCAAGCTATAACGGCGCGCGCAAACAGGCCAACCTCACGCCGCTTCTGGCCATCCTGCTTAATAAACTCGGCTTCCCGGTGGTGGTGCATGGCGTCAGTGAAGATCCTACGCGCGTGCTGACCGAAACCATCCTGGCACTCCTGGGCATTCAACCCACCCTGACGGCCGGGCAAGCTCAGGCCAAACTTGAAGGAAACCAGCCGGTTTATATTCCCGTACATGCGCTTTGCCCGTCGCTGGACAAGCAGCTCGCCCTGCGCTGGCGGATGGGGGTTCGCAATAGCGCACATACCCTGGCAAAACTGGTGACCCCTTTTGAAGAGGACAAGGCGCTGCGTCTTTCCAGCGTGTCTCATCCGGAGTATGTCACCCGGGTGGCGAGCTTTTTCGCTGACATTGGCGGACGGGCGCTATTAATGCACGGCACGGAAGGGGAAGTGTATGCCAATCCGCAGCGCTGTCCGCAAATCACCCTGATTGAGCCGGCTGGTACGCGCGTGGTATGGGAAAGAGGCGAGGAGCAAAGCGAGGTGGTC contains:
- a CDS encoding IS1-like element IS1A family transposase (programmed frameshift); this encodes MASVSISCPSCSATDGVVRNGKSTAGHQRYLCSHCRKTWQLQFTYTASQPGTHQKIIDMAMNGVGCRATARIMGVGLNTILRHFKKLRPQSVTSRIQPGSDVIVCAEMDEQWGYVGAKSLQRWLFYAYDRLRKTVVAHVFGERTMATLGRLMSLLSPFDVVIWMTDGWPLYESRLKGKLHVISKRYTQRIERHNLNLRQHLARLGRKSLSFSKSVELHDKVIGHYLNIKHYQ
- the ybiB gene encoding DNA-binding protein YbiB; translated protein: MDYRKIIKEVGRGKNHARDLDQETARALYSAMLNDEVPDLEMGSILIALRIKGEGEAEMRGFYEAMQSRTLRLTPPVAKPMPIVIPSYNGARKQANLTPLLAILLNKLGFPVVVHGVSEDPTRVLTETILALLGIQPTLTAGQAQAKLEGNQPVYIPVHALCPSLDKQLALRWRMGVRNSAHTLAKLVTPFEEDKALRLSSVSHPEYVTRVASFFADIGGRALLMHGTEGEVYANPQRCPQITLIEPAGTRVVWERGEEQSEVVLPEGKDPQVTAHWITQCLSGQVPVPHSIKLQLACCLLATGQVETVEAGLARVAQSF